The following DNA comes from Amycolatopsis solani.
CGCGCAGCGCCGCCGTGGGCGGGCTGCCGGCCGACAAGCTGCTGGACGCCGTGTTCCTCGCGACGTCCGGCGCGTACCGGCCGGATGACGATTCGTGGCCGCGCCTCGTGGATTCCCTGTGGCGCCAGCTGAATCCGCAGGTGCCGTGACATGGGGGGACGGCCGGACGGGACGACGGGCGACCACGACCTGACGTGGCGCGAGCTCGCCGACGGGATGTGGCTGATGGCCACCATCCAGGGCACCCGTCCGCTCGCCGAACCGCCCCGGCCCGAACGCCCGCACGGCGACGACGCCGAGACCGCCGATGACCGCCGGCCCGCCGGGCAGGCTCCGCGGGCCGACCCGCCGCCGGACCCGGAAGGAACGTCCTTCGCCTACGCCGTCGAAGCGTCGCGGCCCGATCCGCCGCCGGACCGCGGCCCGGACCTCGAGCAAGCCGCCGGAGACGGCGGCTTGCTCGCACAGCGCAGCCCGCTGACCGCCCCGGAGCCGGACGCCGACGCCGAAGGCGAACCGTCCGCGACGCTTCCGGTGCTGCCCGACGCCGCCCGCCTGGTCCGCGCGCTACGGCCGTTCAAACGCAAGGTCCCGTCCCGCCGCGAGGGCGACGTCGAGCTCGACGAAGAGCGGACAGCGGAAGAAGCAGCCGCGACGGGGGTGTGGCTGCCGCACACCCGCCGCCGCCGCGATCGCTGGCTCGACCTCACGCTCGTCGTCGAGTCGGCGCCGTCGATGGCGCTCTGGACGCCGACCGTCACGGCGTTCGTAAACCTGCTGGAACGGCTGGGCGCCTTCAGGTCGATCCAGCTCAGGCTCCTCGAAACCGGCAAGACCGGCCAGGCCGAGGGTGGCGTGGTGCTCGGCCCGACCCTGCACGGCGGTACGGCGGAGACGCCGCCGCGCGGACCGCGGGAGCTGATCGACCCGTCGGGACGTCGGCTCGTGCTCCTGCTGACCGACGGCATGAGCGACGCCTGGCGCCGTGACCTCGTCTCGCCGCTGCTCGCGCAATGGGCGCGCGCGATGCCGGTCGCGCTCGTGCACCTGCTGCCGCAACGGCTCTGGGCACGCGGCGGCGTCGACGTGCAAGCCGCGGAACTCACCAGTCCCGGGCCGCTGCGCGCGAACGGCGCTTACCACCTGCGGCTCACCGACGCGTTGCTCGACGCCGCGGAAACCGCCGCGCTGGTCAAGGGCGCGGTCGCCGTTCCGGTGCTGGAACTCGCCGAGCGGTGGTTCCGCTGGTGGGCGGGCCTCGTGACGGGTGACGGCGGCAAACCCCGTCCGGCCGCCGTCGTCCTGGCCCGGGATTCGCCGCGCCCGGCCGACGCCGAGACCGCCGAACCCGCGCCGGAACGGATTGCCGCCACGGCGACCGAACAAGTGAAACACTTTCACAGCATGGCTTCGCCGCCCGCGTTCCGCCTGGCCACGCTGCTGGCGGCGGTGCCGGTGGACGTCAGGGTCGCGCGGGCCCTGCAGGCCGAATTGCTGCCCGGGTCCGGGCCGGGGCATCTCGCCGAGGTGTTCACCTCAGGCCTGCTGAAACGCGCTCGCGACGGATCGCCGTGGGATCGCACCGCCTGGGACTTTTCCGCCCAGGTAAGGGAAATCCTGCTGCGCGGCGCGCGCCGGTCGGACACCGCGCACGCCGTGATCACCGCGTCCCGGCGGTTCGGCGAACGCAGTCCGGTGCTCGCTCGCCTCCACGCGGCACTGGCGGAACCGGACGCCACTCCGGATCCCGAACCGGCCGCTGCGACGGCGGCCGAGATAGCACTCGAACGTGACGTGATGCGTGCACTGTCGGGTCCGTACCTTTCCCGTGCCGACCGGCTGGCGAGTAGGATCGGGGAGCCAGGTGGCGGTTTACGTAGATCCACTATGGACACTAGTATCCCGGCGGTGAGCGAGACCATGTCGCAGGAACTCGAAAGCAAGAGATACTCGAGTGAACCTGCATCCGTCGTCCATCCCGATACCAGGACCAGCGGGTTTTCCGCGTCGCCGACCGAGGCGCCGACCGCCGTGCGGACGAAGATCGTCCGCGAGATCGCGGACACGACAGCCCGGAGCGAACGCCGTTCCGGTGACGACGCGCCACCCGTTTGGGGAACGGTTCCGCCCAAGAACCCCAATTTCACCGGAAGGCGTGAACTGCTCGATCAATTGGGCGAGCGCCTCGGTGCGGGAACGACGGCCGTCCTGCCTGCGGCACTGCACGGAATGGGCGGCATCGGCAAGACGCAGATGGCGGTCGAATACATCTACCGGCACCTGCAGGACTACGACATCGTCTGGTGGATCCAGGCCACCCAGGCCACGCAGATCCGGAAGTCGCTCACCGAACTCGCCCAGCACCTGCGGCTGCCGGGTGCCGACGAAGCCATCACCGCCGTGCCCGCCGTGCGGGAAGCCCTGCGCCTCGGCCGCCCGTACCGGCGCTGGCTGCTGGTCTTCGACTCCGCCGAAGACCCCGAAATGGTCCGGCCGTTCTTCCCGGTCGACGGCCCGGGCCAGATCCTGGTCACCTCGCGCAACCCCGGCTGGGCCGGCATCGCGCGCCCGCTCGAGGTCGCCGTCTTCCAGCGCGACGAGAGCAAGAACCTGCTCGGCCTGCGCCGCTCCGGCCTCGCCGACGAAGATTCCGACCTGATCGCGGACAAGCTCGGCGACCTGCCGCTGGCCATCGAGCAGGCGGCCGCGTGGCTCGCCGAGACGGGCATGCCGGCCGAAGAGTACCTGCGGCTGTTCGACGAGAAGGTCACCGAAATCCTCGACACGTCCGCCCCGAGCGACTACGAGGTCTCGGTCGCGGCCGCGTGGAACGTGTCGTTCGACGAGCTGAGCTCCCGCAGCCCGGCGGCCCACCAGCTCCTGCAGGTCTGCGCGTTCTTCGCCCCGGAGCCGATTTCCCGGAGCGTCTTCGCCGGCGTGCGCGGGGTGTCGGTGGCCCCCGAACTCGACTCGGCCCTGCGCGACCCGATGCGCCTGGGCCGCGCGATCCGCGACATCAACCGCTACGGCCTGGCGAAGATCGACCACCGCAGCGACACCCTCCTGCTGCACCGCCTGGTACAGCTGGTGCTGCGCAACCGCATGAGCGACCAGCACCGCCTCGAAATGCGCCACGGCGCGCACCTGCTGCTCGCGAATCTCGACCCGAACGACCCGGCGTCCCCGCAGACCTGGCCCCGCTACCAGGAGATCCTCCCGCACATCTACGACACCGAGCTGACCGAGTGCACCGACCCGTGGGTGCGGCAGCTGGTGATCAACCTGTTCAAGTTCCTCTACCACTGGGGCGACCACCAGGGCGCGCTCACACTGGCGGAACGTGCGGTGAAGGCGTGGGCCGAAGACCGCGAGCAACGGCGGATCCGGGGCGAGGAACCGGCGGAAGACCCACCACTGCTGGAACTCAGCGCAGCCGAACGACTCGCGTTCTACTACTGGGTGGTGGGCCGGTACAACGAGGCCGCCGAAGTCGCGAAAGAGACGCTGCGGCGCTACACCGAGGCGCTCGGCTCGGAAAGCGAAGAGACCCTCAATGCGCAGCTAACTTATGCGCTCATCTTGAAAGCGCGCGGCGATTTCGCGGAGGCGCGGAATCGTAACAGCGAAATCTACGAAAAGGCCAGGGGCCTGTTCGGTGACGACGACCCGATCACGCTGGGTTCCGCGCACGAATTCATCGTCGCATTGCTGCTGACCGGTGAGTACGAAGCAGCTCGCAAGCTCGCGGACGAGACGTACACCCGCCGAGCCGAGATCTTCGGCTACGACAACGTCAGCACGATCGGCACCCAGGTGCTGCACGTGCTGGCGCGCCGGGAACTCGGGCACTACCCGTGGGCGCGCATCGAAATGGAACACATCGCGGAACGCGCCGAACAGCTGTACGGCGGCGACAGCGTCGGCACGCTCCGCCGCCGTTATTATCAATCGGTCGCCTGCCGCAAGGACGGTGACCACGAAACCGCGCTCGAATTGTCGACCGACGCACTGCGCAGGTTCCGCATCCGCTACGGCGACAGCCACCCGAACGCGATGGCGTGCGCGCTCGGGCATTCCATCGACCTGAGGCACGCGCGGCAATTCGCCGAAGCCCGCGAACTCGGTGAAGAGGTGTTCGACCTCTACCGCGAAAACCTCGGCGAAAGCCACCCGCACACGCTGTCGGCCGCCCTCGACCTCGGCGTTACCCTGCGGCTCGGCGGCGACCCCGCGAGCGCGCGCGTGACGAACGAGCGGTCATTGGCCCAGCTCCGCGAGAACCTCGGCGAAGACCACCCGCACACGATCGTCTGCGGGATCAACGTGGCGAGCGATCTTTTCGCACTCGACCGCGTGGCCGAGGCGGCGGAGCTGGACGCCGACCTCCTCGACCGGTCCCGCCGAGTCCTGGGCGACGACCACCCGACGACGCTGGCCGTGCAGCTCAACCGCTCGCTGGACCTGCGCTCGCTGGGCCAGACCGTTGAAGCGGACCCGATGTACGACGACGTGCTGACCCGCTACCGCATGGTGCTGGGCGAAAACCACCCGGGCACGGTCTCGGCTTCGCGCGGAGTGCGCGCGGACTGCGACATCGACCCGATGCCGATGTAGCGAGCGACGAGCAGGCCAGGCCGGGTGGCGGTCGTCACCGCCATCCGGCCGGCGGCTCGCCGTCGGCCCAGCCGACAAGGCCGACTTGCCCTCGACCGCTTGACAATTCCTTGACGGCGAAGTTCTCATTTCGATTGGGCGATCGCCCCACCCGCCGCGGGGGATCAATTTGTTTCCGTGGACACTGCTCGGACGCTGATAACATCCCGGCGGTGAGTGTGACGATGTCGCAGTCACTCATCTAGCTGCCGCATTTTTTGCACCTTACGCGCAAAAAGGGGCGCCACCTGCTGGAACAGGTGACGCCCTGGCACGACGACCCCGGACGCCTCGCAACGACAGGAGTACAGCCGCAATGTCCAAGAGTACCGATGATGACGGCCGAAGCCCGTATCGGCCGTCCGATCACACTGTTTGGTGGGCTATCGTCGAGGTCCTGACCAGCGGAAAGCTGTACCGTCGGCTGCTCAGGCTGCTCTGCCTCGCGGGCGTCGTGGTCATCGCGCTGGCGGTGCTCGCGGCGATCACGTTCCTGGTGGCCGGCCCGGACGTCTCGACCTTGTTCAACCAGCCGAGAGCGAACGCAGGTGATTCCGGCGAAGACC
Coding sequences within:
- the fxsT gene encoding FxSxx-COOH system tetratricopeptide repeat protein — protein: MGGRPDGTTGDHDLTWRELADGMWLMATIQGTRPLAEPPRPERPHGDDAETADDRRPAGQAPRADPPPDPEGTSFAYAVEASRPDPPPDRGPDLEQAAGDGGLLAQRSPLTAPEPDADAEGEPSATLPVLPDAARLVRALRPFKRKVPSRREGDVELDEERTAEEAAATGVWLPHTRRRRDRWLDLTLVVESAPSMALWTPTVTAFVNLLERLGAFRSIQLRLLETGKTGQAEGGVVLGPTLHGGTAETPPRGPRELIDPSGRRLVLLLTDGMSDAWRRDLVSPLLAQWARAMPVALVHLLPQRLWARGGVDVQAAELTSPGPLRANGAYHLRLTDALLDAAETAALVKGAVAVPVLELAERWFRWWAGLVTGDGGKPRPAAVVLARDSPRPADAETAEPAPERIAATATEQVKHFHSMASPPAFRLATLLAAVPVDVRVARALQAELLPGSGPGHLAEVFTSGLLKRARDGSPWDRTAWDFSAQVREILLRGARRSDTAHAVITASRRFGERSPVLARLHAALAEPDATPDPEPAAATAAEIALERDVMRALSGPYLSRADRLASRIGEPGGGLRRSTMDTSIPAVSETMSQELESKRYSSEPASVVHPDTRTSGFSASPTEAPTAVRTKIVREIADTTARSERRSGDDAPPVWGTVPPKNPNFTGRRELLDQLGERLGAGTTAVLPAALHGMGGIGKTQMAVEYIYRHLQDYDIVWWIQATQATQIRKSLTELAQHLRLPGADEAITAVPAVREALRLGRPYRRWLLVFDSAEDPEMVRPFFPVDGPGQILVTSRNPGWAGIARPLEVAVFQRDESKNLLGLRRSGLADEDSDLIADKLGDLPLAIEQAAAWLAETGMPAEEYLRLFDEKVTEILDTSAPSDYEVSVAAAWNVSFDELSSRSPAAHQLLQVCAFFAPEPISRSVFAGVRGVSVAPELDSALRDPMRLGRAIRDINRYGLAKIDHRSDTLLLHRLVQLVLRNRMSDQHRLEMRHGAHLLLANLDPNDPASPQTWPRYQEILPHIYDTELTECTDPWVRQLVINLFKFLYHWGDHQGALTLAERAVKAWAEDREQRRIRGEEPAEDPPLLELSAAERLAFYYWVVGRYNEAAEVAKETLRRYTEALGSESEETLNAQLTYALILKARGDFAEARNRNSEIYEKARGLFGDDDPITLGSAHEFIVALLLTGEYEAARKLADETYTRRAEIFGYDNVSTIGTQVLHVLARRELGHYPWARIEMEHIAERAEQLYGGDSVGTLRRRYYQSVACRKDGDHETALELSTDALRRFRIRYGDSHPNAMACALGHSIDLRHARQFAEARELGEEVFDLYRENLGESHPHTLSAALDLGVTLRLGGDPASARVTNERSLAQLRENLGEDHPHTIVCGINVASDLFALDRVAEAAELDADLLDRSRRVLGDDHPTTLAVQLNRSLDLRSLGQTVEADPMYDDVLTRYRMVLGENHPGTVSASRGVRADCDIDPMPM